Genomic DNA from Leucobacter triazinivorans:
GGGCGAGCTCGACGGGCTCGACAAGGCCGCCGCGATCGCCAAGGCGATCGAGGTGCTCGAGGCCCGGGGAACGGGCCGTGCCGCCACCACCTACCGCCTGCGCGACTGGCTGATCTCGCGCCAGCGCTACTGGGGCACCCCGATCCCGATCCTGCACGGGGCCGACGGCTCGATGATCCCGGTGGCGCAGTCTGCACTGCCGGTTGAGCTGCCGGCCTCCGAGGGCCTCGACCTCAAGCCCAAGGGGTCGTCGCCGCTCGGCGCCGCCACCGAGTGGGCCACCGTGGTCGACCCCGAGAGCGGGGAGACCTGGACGCGGGATCCCGACACCATGGACACCTTCGTCGACAGCTCCTGGTACTACCTGCGCTTCCTCTCGGCGACGGACGACACGCAGGCCTTCGACCCCGAGCTCGCGCGCAGGTGGGGGCCCGTCGACCAGTACGCCGGCGGCGTCGAGCACGCCATCCTGCACCTGCTCTACTCGCGCTTCGTCACGAAGGTGCTGCACGATCTCGGGTATCTCGACTTCGAGGAGCCGTTCACGGCGCTCCTCAATCAGGGCATGGTGCTGCAGGACGGCGCGAAGATGTCGAAGTCGAAGGGCAATCTCGTCGAGTTCGCGTCCGAGCTGCAGGAGCACGGCGCCGACGCCCTGCGCGTCACCCTCGCGTTCGCCGGCCCGCCGGAGGACGACATCGACTGGGCCGATGTGTCGGTGCAGGGCTCGGCCAAGTTCCTGGCCCGCGCCTGGCGCGTGGCCGACGACGTGGAGCACGCAGGAGCCCCGGTCGGTTCGGGCTTCGCGGACGGCGACCGCGAGCTGCGGGCGCACACCCACCACCTGCTCGCCGATGCGCCGGGGCTCGTCGAGGCCTACAAGTTCAACGTCGTCGTGGCGCGGCTCATGGACCAGGTGAACGTCACGCGCAAGGCCATCGACTCGGGATGCGGCGCCGCAGATCCGGCGGTGCGCGAATCGGCCGAGGCGATCGCCGTGATCCTGTCGCTCTTCGCGCCCTACGCGGCCGAGGACATGTGGGCGAAGCTCGGGCACGAGCCCACCGTGGCGCTTGCCGAGTGGCCGGCAGCGGATCCCGCGCTGCTCGTGGAGGAAGAGATCACCCTCGTCGTGCAGGTCGACGGCAAGGTGCGCGACCGGCTCGCCCTGCCCGCGTCGGTCACCGCGGAGGAGGCCGAGGCTGCGGCGCGTGCCTCCGAGGCGGTGCAGCGCTCGGTCGGCGAGCGCGAGATCGTCAACGTGGTGGTGCGCGTGCCGAAGATCGTGAGCATCGTCACCCGCTGATGGGACGACCCGTGCGGCGAAGCCCGCGTGCCCCCGGCGGGCGCGCGGGCTTCGCTCACATTCGAGGGGTCTCCTGATGTCCCCCTGATCTGTGCACATCGCGTGCGCCGCGGTGGTGCGGGAGATCGAGCGGTTCCTACGGTGTCCGCATGCACGTCGATCATCAGACCCCCACCGCACCGTGCCCGGCGCCCCGCTCACGGAAGCACGCCGAGGAGCGGGCCTCGACACCGTGGTCGTCCGAGGCGGTGCTCGACCGGACAGAGTGGCGCGAACGAGCCCCGGAGACCCGTGCTCCCGGGGCGCCTCCCGCGCTCGAACAGCGGAACCGGGCGCCGGCACGGCGGCTGATCGGACGCGCGGTGGCGGTGCCCGCCGTCGCCGGTGCGGTCGCGTTCGCGATCGCCGTCGTGATCGCGATCGTGCTCACCATGCTGCAGCTGCGCCCGGCCGCCGAGGCCTCCGAGCAGATCACGCGCGAGATGGCCGCGGGGGAGAGTTCGCACCCCTCCGCTGCCGCCCCCGCGCAGACGGGTCCGGTGCTCGTGCACGTGGTGGGCGAGGTGGCGGAACCCGGGGTGGTCGAACTCCCCGCGGGCGCCCGCGTCGCGGAGGCCATCGAAGCGGCGGGCGGCGCAGGCGAGCACGCGGAGCTCTCCGGGCTGAATCTCGCGCGTCTCGTGACCGACGGCGAGCAGATCCTCGTGCCCGATGCGCAGCAGGCCGAGGCGGGAGCGGTCGCAGCCCCGGGCGGTGAGGCGTCTCCCGGGGCTCGTCCCCCCGCGGGCGGGCCGATCGACCTCAACACTGCCGACGCCGCGGCCCTCGA
This window encodes:
- the leuS gene encoding leucine--tRNA ligase; the protein is MQERWLPVWERLRPFEAGDGDGTRPRKYVLDMFPYPSGDLHMGHAEAFCFGDVLARYWRGRGYDVLHPIGWDSFGLPAENAAIKRGVDPREWTYANIAQQKASFRLYAPSFDWSRVLHTSDPEYYRWNQWLFLKMYEKGLAYRKASWVNWDPVDQTVLANEQVLPDGTSERSGAMVVKKKLTQWYFRITDYADRLLDDLDRLEGQWPAKVLNMQRNWIGRSRGAEVEFEIEGREEKVPVFTTRPDTLHGATFMVVAPDSDLAAELAAGASADVRMQFQAYLEQTQKQTEIERQNADREKTGVFLDHFAVNPVNGERIPVWASDYVLADYGHGAIMAVPAHDQRDLDFARRFELPVRVVVDVRDADGERLPDPAESGVATAGDGVLINSGELDGLDKAAAIAKAIEVLEARGTGRAATTYRLRDWLISRQRYWGTPIPILHGADGSMIPVAQSALPVELPASEGLDLKPKGSSPLGAATEWATVVDPESGETWTRDPDTMDTFVDSSWYYLRFLSATDDTQAFDPELARRWGPVDQYAGGVEHAILHLLYSRFVTKVLHDLGYLDFEEPFTALLNQGMVLQDGAKMSKSKGNLVEFASELQEHGADALRVTLAFAGPPEDDIDWADVSVQGSAKFLARAWRVADDVEHAGAPVGSGFADGDRELRAHTHHLLADAPGLVEAYKFNVVVARLMDQVNVTRKAIDSGCGAADPAVRESAEAIAVILSLFAPYAAEDMWAKLGHEPTVALAEWPAADPALLVEEEITLVVQVDGKVRDRLALPASVTAEEAEAAARASEAVQRSVGEREIVNVVVRVPKIVSIVTR
- a CDS encoding ComEA family DNA-binding protein; translation: MHVDHQTPTAPCPAPRSRKHAEERASTPWSSEAVLDRTEWRERAPETRAPGAPPALEQRNRAPARRLIGRAVAVPAVAGAVAFAIAVVIAIVLTMLQLRPAAEASEQITREMAAGESSHPSAAAPAQTGPVLVHVVGEVAEPGVVELPAGARVAEAIEAAGGAGEHAELSGLNLARLVTDGEQILVPDAQQAEAGAVAAPGGEASPGARPPAGGPIDLNTADAAALETLPRVGPALAQRILDWRASNGGFTAVDQLMEVSGIGAKTLDGFRELVTVR